TTAGATAAATGGGTAGGAAGATATTATACGTGGAGTTGTTTCCATCGAAGGGGAAAGACATAAGCCCCTTGATTCCACCACATGCGCTGTGTCCTATTACCACAATGTTCTCCACCTACAttcacaaataaaagaaaaatcaattacattaactttattaatattattcataaaaattaacaatgttaTATGTTCAAACTcagtatatatatcattttttcattaaattcaggttttgttgttgttaaggtGTTAAATTGtatcatatgtatatatctctTCGTTATTTTAGTTATAGAGTAATATATCACAAATAACTACCACATTTCCCTAAGATGGGAGACCCGATTGGGCCCATCTTCAGCCTTTATGGCCCGGCCCATTAAAACTACATATGAAGAACTAACTATAAAAGAATCAGGAGTTCGTTCACCTTCAGGTGCAAGACCGCGTATTCAACGGCTGATCCAACTCCAGTGTGTCTGACCTGCAAAGTTAAACCCCccataaataaaattcaacGTTACGACTCCTCAGGCAAAAAGTCAAGTAGCATGGTCTAAGACAGAATTGAAGGATTCTGGCTTGAAGATAgtttatgtaaaaacaaaagtaagTGTTGGATTAACCTGGTCAAAAGGAGGAACCATGTTGGCGACGTTACGAACCACGAAGGCCTCTCCTGGCTGAAAGTTGAGAACGTGTGATGGACACACACGTGAGTCCGAACAAGCAAACACCATGAACTGCACCACCATGaacattttaattgtttaatatgCTGTATATATACTTCTTTGTTATTAAATGAATCATTATTTCTAGTTACGTACCTTAGGACTTTGACCCTTGGAGAGTTCACCCCACAATTCAGGGTTGGCACTGCAAattaaaacattgaaaatatGAACTAGTTAAAATCTACAGTCATTAAATTGGtgatataattaagaaaataaaagaaaacagaaaatatatatatatatactcgtaTTTCTCCTTCTTGAAAGTGATGAAGCCCTGCTTAATGGTTTCGACGGGGTCAAAAGCCTTCTTGTCGGACGAAGTGCCTGTCTGAAGCTCAGCCGTGACCTGCTCCACCTTTGCCGCAGCAACCGTCTTTAGCTCTCCCTTCTCGCtgcccatatatatatatatatgccattGTTAATCACAAATATATTGTTAACTGGTGTACTGAAACACCCCgttattagtttattaaaatGTGTTTAGTCTTTTTCAATCTAGTAAATCTGATTATATGCTAATAGTATATGTGAATAGAGAGGTGTATTTACTTACATGAGAAGCTTCTTGAGAGCTTCAATAGCCTCGTCGTATGATTCGCTTCCCATCTCTTCGCTCTGCATGTTGGTTGACCAAATAAAATTAGAAGACAATCCAGTAGTATATGATATTTTCGTGGCAGTAATTAAGTAGAGAGCGGGTCTTGTCGTGTTTTAAATGTTGAAACTACAATCAACCAGACCAGTTCAACACTTTATTATACGATGAAAGTACAATATTTATCGTCTTTTATacgattttaattttttttggggtggaAGATCGGTAATGTGGTTAGGAGCCAAATCGGTAGGTTGAATGAATAAATATAGATGGCGACTTCATCATCACTATGCTCCACACGCTCTTATATGGTTTATGCATAACACACACGTCTCAGTTTTCACAAATCGTTTTGGCGAAGATACtagtaaattattttctttttatcacgTGGATCCTACGTACGTTCCAGCtcccaaatttaaaaatgtcGGATTTTGAGCAGAGAGGCAATAACGCTTTTTGATATTTCAAggtcatttttgttttcttgacatCATTAAATGTCGAAGCAAATAGTTTGAGGAATAAATGTGAATTGAAGTTGGATCGGAATCGTTAAGAGCATTTGGAAGCTGAAACACTAAGCTACTCTGATATTTGTTAATTTGGGTAATTGTTTCAGTGTCACGCACTCACGCTAACGACCAAAAGTACGTAAAACACGGATAATAATAGTAAGGATAATAAAAAAGGATGTGAAATACACGTGACATTTTTCCAGGATTTTTGGAAGTTTTTCGTAATAGCATCATTATCCCGATTGATTGTTactccaaaaaatatattttaatgattttcttttaatattattatatatttaaataataaatctaaaaatagaaaattaactaattagATGTTGCCACTTGTGTTGAGTAATGCTTCTTCGTTCCTATAGAAAGTAACGTtactcagttttttttctttttttattattacttttaagtttttaattgaGAGAATCTCTAAAAGAACCCTTAGTAAGGATTTGAAATACCGAATAACAAAGAACCATTTAGCTTtttgaataataacaaaagaacCGTCCGTAAATTATCGGGGTTACTAACTAATGCGAAAAGAACTTactataaagtaaaaaaatacgTCGAAAGGAAGGGTAAATTTAGTTTCCTGTATATGTAGATATAGATAACCCTATTATAACTAAGTAATCAACaatgtaactatatatatatctatcatgTATGTAAGAAATAACGTAGgttaagaaaaaagagatgaatGTTAAATGTGTATACCCAATATGGGGCGATGATAGGAGCAGGAGCGGCAAAAACGGGCTCGTTACGGATAAGGGTTGGAACGGAAcgggaagaagaggaggaggagggggaggaagaagaggaggggaGGCAAGCGACGGTGGAAGAAGTACGaagagagagtttttggagagaagattgAGAAGGAGTGAGAGAAGTGAGGAAGAAGCCGGAGAGAGGAGCGGTCGACATTTTGCTGGTGAAGAGAAGCGGAGACTGGAGAGTACTGATAGTGagattttatttatagttatatattaGACTCTTTTATGGAAGCTACTGCTTTAGGTGAATGTATTATAGCATTGATTTAAAGAGTTGATCGTTTAAAAGACTGGTGTCTCTCATGGACTTATGGTAAGGTTTTGTGAAAACGAGGATAACGAAAGCGATAGGTGCGGTGAATATGAATGTTTCATCTTTTCTTGTGGATGAGGAATATTAGCACAAGATTTGAAAAATCTACGTGCTCTTTGTTCTTTCAgcttttagttatatatttatttttagaaaataaaaggtCTCAAAAAGGTTTAGAGGATAAGGTCCCTTATCATCAAAACAAGGATCAGCCTCTTTCACTTACCCTCTGCGGCTTTCATCTTAAATAACTACCACCCACTTTAGATGTTAGGCCATTGTTTGTGGTGCATATGAAAGAGCCATACTTCTCTAAGCCCTGCGGAGATCAGACATTGCTAATATTTTACATCATCCAGAAGATGCAAACGATGTAGTTAGGGAAAATGTGTAAGGATTCACATCGATCATGGACTGTTGTTCTATCTTATCAAGCAACAGATTCAGTGAAACTcttaaagaacaaaaacgaaaaaaaaaagagagagagagaaaagaaatcCACAAGTTCGTCTCTCTCTGGCCACGCTTCTCTCGGAACTTCCATGACCATAAATCATATAAGCAAAATTAAGGAAAAGAGTTTTCGTTTCCTTTAACATGTTAGTAGAGatagaagttgaagaagaaagatagatGAGCAAGCATTAGGTTTGGTTTTTGGGACTTATATGTAAAGTGGTGAATGGCGAAACTATGTCGACATTTTTTCATGCAAACACACACAACATAATGTCAACACTCTCTTGTCACAGAGTGTGTCGAATGTGGCTTTTATTTATTCATCCGGAGTAAAAAATGAACATAGGCAATGTTTTTCACAACGACATTAGTAAGTAACTTGAGGAATGGATAGAGACAGAGGAGTAGATGTAATATTTTAACTTATGCCAATTTAAGAACTTCTACTTTGGGCATAGTCTTATTGGACAAACTGAGAACGCGATACATCGAGCTGCTTTTGCCAGCCTAAATCTTTCGCTCTCTGTCAAAACTCTCTCGATCACCTTTATGATATTTGCATCCTGCAAAACATTGTAAAAATTGCTTCAGATGTATGTCTTGAACCAATCAGGCAAGATATAACTTGGAACACATATCCAAGTTTTTCCTATTGTATGAAGAAGAGACTACTGCACTGTAGGGGTAACCTTTCTTGGTTGCTGAATAGTAGGCCTAACGTTAGCAACATCACCAACTATAATTATATTGTTCGTGTTTCCTCGGTCATCCCTTTCCGTTGGTGAAGTTGTTGAATGCCTCCAGTCACCATTGATTATGTACTTGTAGTAGTATCTGCCACATTGTCAAATTGTCAACGATCACCAAGTTATATGACACAAGTGCATTTTCATAagttttcaaactataatacCTTTGCGATCCCTCAAAAAGTCACAATTAACATGCAGGGAAAATTACTGTTGAACCTTGAGCATAAGCATTAATGGGAAAGGTAAAAGAAGAATGACTTACTTTCCTTGTGAAAGTCTAACTTCAGTTTCAAAACGTGGACCGCCCTTGTGCGTTGCTTTTATGGGTTCTTTCCAATTTCCTGTGAAATCTCCAACTAGCAATACATCCTCCCCCTGTAATAGAGCCATCCAAGGTGTAACTTAAAACGCAGAGGCCAGTCCCATTGGTTTCTCAACCCTACAGATCACGAGTTCCTAAAGAATTGCAGCAAACTAGTAAAAGCATGTAAAGTAATAGTCACCTCGTGTCCA
The sequence above is a segment of the Camelina sativa cultivar DH55 chromosome 10, Cs, whole genome shotgun sequence genome. Coding sequences within it:
- the LOC104719399 gene encoding beta carbonic anhydrase 1, chloroplastic, which gives rise to MSTAPLSGFFLTSLTPSQSSLQKLSLRTSSTVACLPSSSSSPSSSSSSRSVPTLIRNEPVFAAPAPIIAPYWSEEMGSESYDEAIEALKKLLIEKGELKTVAAAKVEQVTAELQTGTSSDKKAFDPVETIKQGFITFKKEKYDANPELWGELSKGQSPKFMVFACSDSRVCPSHVLNFQPGEAFVVRNVANMVPPFDQVRHTGVGSAVEYAVLHLKVENIVVIGHSACGGIKGLMSFPFDGNNSTDFIEDWVKIGLPARTKVLAEHGDASFEHQCAQCERESVNVSLANLLTYPFVREGLVNGTLALKGGYFDFVKGAFELWGLEFGISETSSVKDVATILHWKL